GTTTTCTAAGCTTAGATCTTCGGCTCTACATTGAGAATTAAAGTTTAGTTTTTCTAATAGCTGATTCAAATCATCAGGAGCAATTAAACTTTTTAAATTATTCTTGAGCATTTTACGGCGACTGGCAAAGCCTAGTTTAACTAATATTTCTAATTGTCGGGAATTATTAGCAGGTTGGTTGACTACTCTAGGGCGCAGCCTGATAATAACTGAATCTACTTTTGGTGGTGGATAAAAAGATCTGGCCCGAACATGACAAATTAATTCACAATCAGCTAAATATTGAACTCGAATTGATAAAGCACCAAAGGCTTTGCTACCAGGTATAGCTACTAAACGTTCTCCTACTTCTTTTTGCACTAGCAATACAATTGATTCATACTGCTGTGGTGCAGGAGTAGCAATTTTTCCTAAGAGCTTTTCGATAATTGGTCCTGTAATGTTGTATGGAATATTAGCAACCACTTTGTTAGGATTTTCGAACTTAGGAAAATTTTGTAGCAGAGATGATAAATTTAACTTTAAGAAATCATCTTGAGCTAACAAAAAGTTTTCGCGATCGCCAAATTTATGAACCAGTTTTTTGCATAAGTCACGATCGATTTCTACGGAAACTAAAGCCGAAACTTTTGCTAGTAACCGAGCAGTTAAATTTCCTGTACCTGGCCCAATTTCTAAAATGCGATCGCTTTGGGTCAATTCCGCAGCAATAATAATTTGGTCTAAAATATCTTCATCCCGTAACCAATGTTGACCAAACTGTTTACGCGGTCTAAAACTGGCAGGTTTTTTAGTTTTTTTGCTAGATGTCATTTAAAAAGTAAGAAGTAAAGCAGTAAGTTAAAGACTTAATATCTTAGGCGGTTTATTTTTTCTCGGCGTTGCTAAATTAAAATTCAGCAACAGTTTTAACTAAAAACTACGGTTTTATTGTCATAAACTAAAACGCGATTTTGCAGATGCAGTCTTACTGCACGTGATAGTACCAATTTTTCCAGATCTTTTCCCT
This genomic window from Coleofasciculaceae cyanobacterium contains:
- the rsmA gene encoding 16S rRNA (adenine(1518)-N(6)/adenine(1519)-N(6))-dimethyltransferase RsmA; this encodes MTSSKKTKKPASFRPRKQFGQHWLRDEDILDQIIIAAELTQSDRILEIGPGTGNLTARLLAKVSALVSVEIDRDLCKKLVHKFGDRENFLLAQDDFLKLNLSSLLQNFPKFENPNKVVANIPYNITGPIIEKLLGKIATPAPQQYESIVLLVQKEVGERLVAIPGSKAFGALSIRVQYLADCELICHVRARSFYPPPKVDSVIIRLRPRVVNQPANNSRQLEILVKLGFASRRKMLKNNLKSLIAPDDLNQLLEKLNFNSQCRAEDLSLENWILLSNSINL